A single region of the Brachypodium distachyon strain Bd21 chromosome 3, Brachypodium_distachyon_v3.0, whole genome shotgun sequence genome encodes:
- the LOC100835946 gene encoding OTU domain-containing protein 5-A: protein MIMCERDQNFHWAYDLFHDPFAQTGYYGPPNGYNNGTYCDHHYARDASHPDETHLHSSALTYDLYNPSVGLYHPENVGGHEHEAVYVDPYSSSSCPSSDDCPEMEEEVGKRFYPMVPVPHVPKINGEIPSMDEATMDHERLSDRLRLYELVEHKVKGDGNCQFRALSDQLYQTPDHHEFVREQIINQLKSNRVAYDGYVPMAYDEYLEKVSRNGEWGDHVTLQAAADKYGVKIFVMTSFKDTCYIEIQPKVQKSNKVVLLSFWAEVHYNSIFPQNDAPRSHTAKKRRWWPFSSHH, encoded by the exons ATGATCATGTGTGAGAGAGATCAAAATTTCCATTGGGCTTACGACCTTTTCCATGACCCTTTTGCTCAGACTGGATATTATGGACCTCCCAATGGTTACAACAATGGTACCTATTGTGACCACCATTATGCTAGAG ATGCATCACACCCAGATGAGACACATTTGCATTCTTCTGCACTTACGTATGATTTGTACAACCCATCAGTAGGCCTCTACCATCCTG aAAATGTTGGTGGTCATGAGCACGAGGCGGTCTATGTAGATCCATATAGTTCTTCTTCATGCCCTAGCAGCGATGACTGTCCtgaaatggaggaagaagTAGGAAAGAGATTTTACCCCATGGTCCCAGTTCCG CATGTCCCTAAAATCAATGGAGAAATTCCATCGATGGACGAAGCCACCATGGACCATGAAAGGCTGTCAGACAG GTTGAGGTTGTATGAACTAGTTGAGCACAAGGTAAAAGGTGATGGCAACTGCCAG TTCCGTGCACTATCGGATCAGCTCTACCAAACTCCCGACCACCATGAGTTTGTGAGGGAGCAGATAATTAATCAG CTTAAGAGTAACCGTGTTGCATATGATGGATATGTCCCCATGGCATATGATGAGTATTTGGAGAAAGTATCACG AAATGGTGAGTGGGGTGACCATGTGACTTTACAAGCTGCTGCTGACAAG TATGGGGTGAAGATTTTTGTCATGACATCGTTCAAGGACACATGCTACATCGAGATCCAGCCTAAGGTTCAGAAGTCCAACAAAG TGGTGCTGTTGAGCTTTTGGGCGGAGGTTCACTACAACTCGATTTTTCCACAGAACG ATGCTCCGAGATCGCATACAGCGAAGAAGAGGAGATGGTGGCCGTTCTCATCACACCATTGA
- the LOC100820924 gene encoding serine/threonine-protein kinase PCRK1, protein MGCLAFLHGESKEERPAPKSASVRSFSTTSTEREVPSGSDLTSMNISDMSAESIRRTQYPSFTDRPSNLRVFTFSELKNATRNFSRSLMVGEGGFGCVYRGIIKNSDEPNERIEIAVKQLNRKGVQGQKEWLTEMNVLGIVEHPNLVKLIGYCADDDERGMQRLLVYEYMPNGSVDDHLASRSTSTLSWPMRLKVALDAARGLKYLHEEMDFQVIFRDLKTSNILLDENWDAKLSDFGLARHGPQEGLSHVSTAVVGTLGYAAPEYMQTGRLTAKSDMWSYGVLLYELITGRRPIDKNRPKGEQKLLDWVKPYISDVKRFPIIVDPRLEGHYNLKSVTKLAAVANRCLVRLPKSRPKMSEVYEMVQKIVDSIETGPPQPPLHYHGSVSEPGAKRTKKGSLKRRFQEFKFGCRQIVWRGWKPEIIKTC, encoded by the exons ATGGGGTGCTTGGCTTTCTTGCATGGGGAGAGCAAAGAGGAGCGTCCTGCCCCAAAATCGGCCTCCGTGCGCTCCTTCAGCACGACATCCACGGAACGCGAAGTCCCATCTGGCTCTGACCTCACCTCCATGAACATCTCTGACATGAGTGCGGAGTCAATAAGGAGGACGCAGTACCCCAGCTTCACTGACCGGCCCAGCAACCTCAGGGTGTTCACCTTTTCTGAGCTCAAGAATGCCACCCGCAACTTCAGCCGGTCGCTCATGGTTGGTGAGGGTGGGTTTGGGTGCGTGTACAGGGGAATCATCAAGAATTCTGATGAACCGAATGAGCGGATTGAGATCGCTGTGAAGCAGTTGAATCGCAAAGGAGTTCAG GGGCAGAAGGAATGGTTAACAGAAATGAATGTGCTTGGGATTGTCGAGCATCCAAACCTCGTCAAACTAATAGGTTACTGCGCTGACGATGATGAGCGGGGAATGCAACGGCTTCTAGTATACGAGTACATGCCTAATGGAAGCGTGGATGACCACTTGGCAAGTAGGTCAACTTCAACTCTATCATGGCCAATGAGACTAAAGGTAGCTCTCGATGCTGCTCGGGGGCTGAAGTATCTGCACGAAGAGATGGATTTTCAG GTTATTTTCCGAGACCTGAAAACATCTAACATTCTATTAGATGAGAACTGGGATGCAAAATTGTCAGACTTTGGATTGGCTAGGCATGGACCACAGGAAGGTCTAAGCCATGTCTCCACAGCG GTCGTTGGAACGCTAGGATATGCAGCGCCGGAGTACATGCAGACTGGACGCCTCACTGCAAAAAGCGACATGTGGAGCTATGGCGTACTCCTCTATGAGCTCATCACTGGCCGCCGTCCTATCGACAAGAACCGCCCAAAGGGCGAGCAGAAGCTCCTGGATTGGGTGAAACCATACATCTCTGATGTCAAAAGGTTTCCCATCATTGTAGACCCACGGCTTGAGGGACACTACAACCTCAAGTCCGTGACAAAGTTGGCCGCTGTGGCGAACCGCTGCCTCGTCCGGCTACCAAAGTCACGGCCAAAGATGAGCGAGGTGTACGAGATGGTTCAGAAGATCGTTGACAGCATTGAGACTGGCCCACCACAACCTCCTCTGCACTACCATGGCTCTGTTTCTGAACCTGGCGCGAAGCGAACAAAGAAAGGATCTCTGAAGAGAAGGTTCCaagaattcaaatttggttgCCGCCAGATTGTATGGCGTGGCTGGAAGCCTGAGATTATAAAGACTTGCTGA